In Fragaria vesca subsp. vesca linkage group LG5, FraVesHawaii_1.0, whole genome shotgun sequence, the genomic stretch GGCTTAGGAAACCTTGGAGCAGCTTTAGCCATTGGTATGTCTTATTGGTTGAATGTGGTTCTACTAGTACTATATGTGAAGTACTCCAGCACCTGTGCACATACCAGGGTTCAAATTTCTTTTGAAGTATTTCAAGGCATTGGAGAGTTCTTACGTTTTGCTATTCCGTCTGCTATAATGATTTGGTGACCTTCTTCTTGCTAGTTTGGAACATTTTTAATTTTTTTTTTCTAGCACTCATGACCCTAAGAATTTGATTTCTCATTGATGCTTGTAGCCTTGAATGGTGGTCTTTTGAGCTCCTTACCTTGCTGGCTGGTTTTCTACCAAATCCGCGGCTTGAAACTTCAGTATTATCAGTTTGGTATGTTGAAACTATTATGAGTGGTAAAATAAGAATTTTTATGTGATTTCATGAGTAACAAGTATCATTTTCTGAGCAGTTTGTCAACTATCGCATCACTGTTTACAATTCCAGAAGCGCTAGGTGCCGCTGTAAGGTGTGTTCCGAGAGACCTGAACATATAACAAAAGACTGATTTCTAATGTCAATTAAATCTTCTTACTTTATTTTCTGATAATCTGTTATCTTATGGGGTATAGTACTAGAGTTTCAAATGAACTAGGAGCTGGGAACCCACAAGCAGCTCGTTTAGCTGTTATTGCTTCTATGTTTCTTACCGTCTCAGGGTCAGTCATTATAAGCTCAACCGTCTTTGCCAGTCGATCTGTTTTTGGCTACATTTTCAGCAATGAGAAGGAAGTTGTGGATTATGTCACTGCCATTGCTCCTCTGCTTTGTCTATCAGTTATAACAGACAGCTTACACGGGAATCTTTCTGGTTAGTTTCTATTTATTCCACAGTTTTGTTAGTGCATCTTCAAACTAGTAATATCCTTGCAGCTCAAAGTGTTCTCTTCTTTTCTTTTGTTTGAGTTCAGGAATTGCTAGGGGATCTGGCTGGCAGGACTTGGGAGTGTATGTCAACCTCGGAGCTTACTATCTCATTGGGATTCCGGTGGCTGCCACATTGGGTTTCTGGTTCGACTTCAGAGGAAGAGGCCTTTGGATTGGAATACTAGTTGGTTCTTTTCTGCAAGTGGTTCTTTATTCTATCATAACAAGTTGTACAAACTGGGAAGAAAAGGTTAGCCCTTTCGACTTTATGTTCTCTCTGACCTATAATTTTGATCATTATCTATGCTACTGTATTTCGAGCAAACTAACTGAGAAAGGAAGCAATTTGTTATTTAAATTAAGGTAGCTGCTTAAATATCAAATGGTTTAACTTCAAATCTTTTTTTGTTTCGGATGAAAACTTGTATCATTCTTTTTCTAATGAGAGACCCTTGTCTTTTTTCTGTAATATTTTTACAATACCAGGCAAAGAAGGCGAGGGAGAGAGTATTCGAGGGAAGAGCAGCTTTAGTAAGGTTGCATTGTCTTTTCAGTACCTAAGCTGCTGTGATACAGGAGATGCTTTAGAGAGCATGCAAATTTGTTGCCAATTGAGATTTAAGATTGCACTGAAGCATTAGTATATATCTCTGCCGGCATCTTCATTGATCTGACCTACTAATCTGTTGAGATACACATTGATTTGATTTACATAAGGGGATTAAGTACTCAATAGAGTACTAGAATTGCACCTTCTTGTATTGCATCCCTTTCTCCTTGAGGTGGACATGGAACAGGAAGTTATCATACAATTTTGTAAGCCTCAGTGGTAAAATTAAGGAAAGTTAGTCAAGTATGTATTCTTTTTTTATCTGCACAATGCTTAGATCAAAACTGGGAATCTGAACTTGATCACTAGCTGATTTATTGGCCCTTTCAACAAGTTTTGTGCAGTACAAGCCTCAAAGGCAGTTTATAAAGCACTAGTGTTTCAACTTTTGGGGTAAGCAAATGGCCAATGGCCTTCTTCTTTTGCAGGGATGACCATTGTTCCAGTGCAACACATTTCAAAAATCATATTCTACAAAAGATGAGCTTACTACTATTTTTTTTTTTGTAGAGGAGAGCTTACTACGTACATTTCAAGAGAAAATATCGTTAACAAAACAACACATTTCAACAACGCCGTCGCCGTTGCATTTTATGATTTATGAGTGCCACCATATCCCATTCTAACATGTCAAACCCAACTCCTATTTGTATCTTAATCATTTATTTGAATTGATAGACAATAATTATATCAACTCCGTCTGGTTTGATTCTCTTTTCTGTGTCCCCAGCATTCTGTTTAGAATTTCATTGTATCCGAAGAAACGGATCCAAATAGTCCATTTAAATGTGGTTTGGACCAAAGAGAAACCAGTACGGGCCGCATCGGGTCAGTGTATGAATCGGGTCACTGTAATACAGATTGTCGTCCTACCTTGTTGTTCATAAAACCCCAAAACCCTGAGCTGTTTGTTTCCTC encodes the following:
- the LOC101300722 gene encoding MATE efflux family protein 9-like isoform 2; this translates as MEKGLLVKETEEENREEGCVGFVREVKRLGYIAGPMVAVNLSQYFLQIVSIMMVGHLGQLSLSSTAIAISFCAVSGFSLIFGMACALETLSGQAYGAQQYRQLGLHISTAIFSLMLVCLPLSLVWIYMEKILVLLGQDPLISHEAGRFARMLLPALFAYAALQPLCKYLQTQSLIVPLLLSSCACVCFHILVCWLLVFKSGLGNLGAALAIGMSYWLNVVLLVLYVKYSSTCAHTRVQISFEVFQGIGEFLRFAIPSAIMICLEWWSFELLTLLAGFLPNPRLETSVLSVCLSTIASLFTIPEALGAAVSTRVSNELGAGNPQAARLAVIASMFLTVSGSVIISSTVFASRSVFGYIFSNEKEVVDYVTAIAPLLCLSVITDSLHGNLSGIARGSGWQDLGVYVNLGAYYLIGIPVAATLGFWFDFRGRGLWIGILVGSFLQVVLYSIITSCTNWEEKAKKARERVFEGRAALVRLHCLFST
- the LOC101300722 gene encoding MATE efflux family protein 9-like isoform 1 → MEKGLLVKETEEENREEGCVGFVREVKRLGYIAGPMVAVNLSQYFLQIVSIMMVGHLGQLSLSSTAIAISFCAVSGFSLIFGMACALETLSGQAYGAQQYRQLGLHISTAIFSLMLVCLPLSLVWIYMEKILVLLGQDPLISHEAGRFARMLLPALFAYAALQPLCKYLQTQSLIVPLLLSSCACVCFHILVCWLLVFKSGLGNLGAALAIGMSYWLNVVLLVLYVKYSSTCAHTRVQISFEVFQGIGEFLRFAIPSAIMICLEWWSFELLTLLAGFLPNPRLETSVLSVCLSTIASLFTIPEALGAAVSTRVSNELGAGNPQAARLAVIASMFLTVSGSVIISSTVFASRSVFGYIFSNEKEVVDYVTAIAPLLCLSVITDSLHGNLSGIARGSGWQDLGVYVNLGAYYLIGIPVAATLGFWFDFRGRGLWIGILVGSFLQVVLYSIITSCTNWEEKVSPFDFMFSLTYNFDHYLCYCISSKLTEKGSNLLFKLR